The proteins below come from a single Mya arenaria isolate MELC-2E11 chromosome 8, ASM2691426v1 genomic window:
- the LOC128243062 gene encoding mucin-5AC-like, which yields MTGESVDDWTQCPPPSSRFKVLIDVSIKQCTAECENRPACASLGYLRRPRVCELYGMPADKGGSGSSTATSHCIFVNRENIKQKDDDSCDCPTWSVCDRKSKTCTIKECKPLRNVKHGKILGNRYDVGARLRVICDAGYKEDMDITTLTCADYGLWSHVPSCVPKTKFNIPTVVTSPQTSQGFSSATSTTTTTANAPTKTTHAPTTPESATSTTKTTANSPTASTSLSTTLAPATSTKTTTANIPTKTKPAPTIPASAISTTTTTGNTQTTTTTGSTTPASATTSTTPASATSTTTTTGNTPTKTKPAPTTPASATSTTTTTANTPTKTTPAPTTPASAMSTTTTTANRPTNTFQAPTTPASATSTTTTTANTPSKTFQAPTTPESATSTTKTTANAPTKTTPAPTTPASATTSATNTTTTIANAPTKTTPAPTTPASATSTTKTTTNAPTKTTPAPTTPASATSTTTTTANTRTKTTPAPTTPASATSTTTTTANTPTKTTPAPTTPASATSTTTTTANTQTTTTPAPTTSASATSTTTTTANTPTKITPAPTTSASATSTTTTTTNTQTNTTPASTTPASATSTTTTTANTQTTTTPAPTTPASATSTTTTTANTPTKTTPAPTTPASATITTKTTANAPTKTTPAPTTPASATSTTKTTANAPTKTTPAPTTPASATSTSTTTAITPTKTKPASTTPESATSTTTTTANTTTKTFPALTTPASATSTTTTTANTPTKTLSAPTTPASATSTTTTTANTRTKTKPASTTPASATSTTTTTSNTPTITTLAPTTPASATSTATTTANTPTKTKPASTTPASATSTTTTTANTPTKTTPAPSTPALTPQI from the exons ATGACAGGGGAATCTGTGGACGACTGGACACAGTGTCCGCCACCTAGCAGCCGTTTCAAGGTTTTAATAGACGTATCCATCAAGCAATGCACGGCAGAGTGCGAGAATCGTCCGGCATGTGCCTCCCTCGGATACTTGCGCCGTCCGCGTGTGTGTGAACTGTACGGCATGCCCGCGGACAAAGGCGGGTCTGGGAGCAGTACCGCCACCTCACATTGTATTTTTGTCAACAGggaaaatataaagcaaaag GACGACGACTCGTGCGACTGCCCCACCTGGAGCGTCTGTGACAGGAAGTCGAAAACCTGCACGATTAAAG AATGTAAGCCACTGAGGAACGTCAAACATGGCAAGATTCTCGGGAACCGATACGACGTCGGCGCGAGACTGCGCGTGATATGTGACGCGGGTTACAAAGAGGATATGGATATAACGACACTAACGTGTGCCGATTATGGTCTCTGGTCGCACGTGCCATCATGCGTACCGAAGACGAAGTTCAACATACCAACGGTTGTCACCTCGCCGCAAACATCACAAGGATTCT CATCAGCCACGAGTACGACAACGACAACTGCGAACGCCCCAACTAAAACCACACACGCTCCAACCACTCCAGAATCAGCCACGAGTACGACAAAGACAACTGCAAACTCTCCAACTGCATCCACTTCACTTTCAACCACTCTGGCACCAGCCACGAGTACGAAAACTACAACTGCAAACATCCCAACTAAAACCAAACCAGCTCCAACTATTCCAGCATCCGCCATTAGTACGACAACGACAACTGGAAACACCCAAACTACAACCACTACAGGTTCAACCACTCCAGCATCAGCCACGA CTTCAACCACTCCAGCATCAGCCACAAGTACGACAACGACAACTGGAAACACCCCAACTAAAACCAAACCAGCTCCGACCACTCCAGCATCAGCCACGAGTACGACAACGACAACTGCAAACACCCCAACTAAAACCACACCAGCTCCAACCACTCCAGCATCAGCCATGAGTACGACAACGACAACTGCGAACCGCCCAACTAATACCTTTCAAGCTCCAACCACTCCAGCATCAGCCACGAGTACGACAACGACAACTGCAAACACCCCATCTAAAACCTTTCAAGCTCCAACCACTCCAGAATCAGCCACGAGTACGACAAAGACAACTGCGAACGCCCCAACTAAAACCACACCAGCTCCAACCACTCCAGCATCAGCCACGA CATCAGCCACGAATACGACAACGACAATTGCGAACGCCCCAACTAAAACCACACCAGCTCCAACCACTCCAGCATCAGCCACGAGTACGACAAAGACAACTACAAACGCCCCAACTAAAACCACACCAGCTCCAACCACTCCAGCATCAGCCACGAGTACGACAACGACAACTGCGAACACCCGAACTAAAACCACACCAGCTCCAACCACTCCAGCATCAGCCACGAGTACGACAACGACAACTGCGAACACCCCAACTAAAACCACACCAGCTCCAACCACTCCAGCATCAGCCACGAGTACGACAACGACAACTGCTAACACCCAAACTACAACCACTCCAGCTCCGACCACTTCAGCATCAGCCACGAGTACGACAACGACAACTGCGAACACCCCAACTAAAATCACACCAGCTCCAACCACTTCAGCATCAGCCACGAGTACGACAACGACTACTACGAACACCCAAACTAATACCACCCCAGCTTCAACCACTCCAGCATCAGCCACGAGTACGACAACGACAACTGCAAACACCCAAACTACAACCACTCCAGCTCCAACCACTCCAGCATCAGCCACGAGTACGACAACGACAACTGCGAACACCCCAACTAAAACCACACCAGCTCCAACCACTCCAGCATCAGCCACGATTACGACAAAGACAACTGCGAACGCCCCAACTAAAACCACACCAGCTCCAACCACTCCAGCATCAGCCACGAGTACGACAAAGACAACTGCGAACGCCCCAACTAAAACCACACCAGCTCCAACCACTCCAGCATCAGCCACGAGTACGTCAACGACAACTGCAATCACCCCAACTAAAACCAAACCAGCTTCAACCACTCCAGAATCAGCCACGAGTACGACAACGACAACTGCGAACACCACAACTAAAACCTTTCCAGCTTTAACCACTCCAGCATCAGCCACGAGTACGACAACGACAACTGCAAACACCCCAACTAAAACCCTTTCAGCTCCAACCACTCCAGCATCAGCCACGAGTACGACAACGACAACTGCAAACACCCGAACTAAAACCAAACCAGCTTCAACCACTCCAGCATCAGCCACGAGTACGACAACGACAACTTCAAACACCCCAACTATAACCACTCTAGCTCCAACCACTCCAGCATCAGCTACGAGTACGGCAACGACAACTGCGAACACCCCAACTAAAACCAAACCAGCTTCAACCACTCCAGCATCAGCCACGAGTACGACAACGACAACTGCGAACACCCCAACTAAAACCACACCAGCCCCATCCACTCCAGCTTTGACTCCTCAAATCTAA